The Mangrovivirga cuniculi genomic sequence TATCCACGCAGTCAGCACTCCACCGCCACTTCCACCAGTCACAAATAACCGATTTTCATCTACATATCCCTTTTCGATCACCGCATCAACACCAGACATTAAGTCTTCATAATCGTTACTTGGGTAATTATGGTGGATTGTATTTGCAAAATCTGCTCCATAACTAGTACTCCCCCTTGGGTTGGTATATAACACTACATAACCTGCAGCAGCATAGAGTTGAACTTCTGTAGAAAACCGGTTTCCGTAATTCGTAAAAGGCCCACCATGAATTTCTAATATCAATGGGTACTTTTTTGAGGGATCAAAATTTGGCGGCTTACAAATCCAGCCTTGTATTTCCTTGCCATCATGGCTTGATTTATACCAGATCTCTTCAACCTCACCTAATTGCTTATAATTGAATAAGTCTTCATTTAACCTTGTAATACGATTCAATTCTTTATCGTACACCGCAAGGTCTGCAGGATGATCAGGTGTAGAATATGTGAAGGCGACAATACCTTCTTCTGATACACTAAAGTCTCCACCACTATAAGGACGACCTAATGATAACCCTCCAACATTATTGATTTCATCACGATACTTACCATTAAGATTGGTCGATGCTACCTTCGTATTTCCTTCTTCATCATACAAAAAGTAAATTCTGTCATTACCTGACCATTGAATATTGTAGATCGAATTATCTAAATTGGTTTCAATCATTTCAGAAGAGCTTCCATCAATATTCATCACATAGATTAATGAATTATGATACCCGAGCTTTTTGTCGTCATATCCAAGGTAAGCTATTTTTGAACCATCAGGAGAAACAATCGGACTAGTATCAGGACCATATCGGTCGGTCAATGCAGTATTAGAACCATCGGCAACACTTATTCTGTATATTTCTGAATCCAATGGATTAAACTCCCTGTCATCATCATGGTTAGCACTCAGAAACAGATATTTTGAATCTTTACTCCAACTCATCATACCGGTATGATCAACATCTCCAGATGTTATCTGTCGGGGAGTTCCACCATTCGTACTAATAACAAATACCTGCGAGCTACCTGGTTTTACATACCCGGAACCATCCCGGCGATAAACCATTTCATCGATATAAATTGCAGAAGAGGCCCAGTCAGCACCTTTAGGTTTTGGAGGTAATTCAACCATCCTCTTGGGTTTCTTATCTACAAACATTTGGAAAGCTATATATTTCCCGTCCGGAGACCAGGTAAGTCGTGAAGGAGATTTCTGAAGATTAGTTAGCTGAAATTGAATATCCTTATCAAGCCACATCATATGTATTTGTGATTTCCCTGATTTATTAGAGACATATGCCAGCTTATTTCCATCCGGTGACAAAACCGGAGATGAATTGGTATGATTACCGGTAGTAAGTGGGTAATGATTGGAGCCGTCTGTTTTAACTATCCATAAATTAGATACTCCTCTATCAGACATAATATCTTTGGAGTTTCTAATATAGATAATCTTATCTCCATCTGTTGAAATTGTTGGACTGGACACATATTCGAGATCAAATATATCAATTGGCTCCAGGACAGCTGAATTTTGTCCAAACACTGTCAGGCTCATCAAAAATGATAAAGTTATATATAGTAATTTCATGGTAAGGATTAGATATGGTTTTTGTTTCTTTATCAATTTAATAAGTCCATTAGATTATTTATAGATTATTATTAAAAAAGGACCAGCATCTGCCGGTCCCGATAAACATAACCTAAATCAGATTATTTTATTTTGAACTCCAAATTGAATAACTATTTGGTGGACATTGAATTTTAACCCATCCATTCCCCTGGGTGACAGGTTCCCAACTTGAATTCCCTGTATAATCTTTTATTCTTACTGAATTCCAGTTTGTCTGAATCCATCTTTCTACCCATGATCCCGAATCATTCAGATAAACTACTATTCCCGGATTTCCATTTCTCCTGGCAATGTACTCATCGTTATCTACATGTAGTATGCTGGTATTGCCAACTGCTAGATTTCTGTGAATCCAGATCAGGTTATTGAGTTTACTTTTATCAAGCCACTCTTCATAATCTTTGTAAAAAATAGTTGGGTAACCTTCATGAGTCAGAATATATGCATAGGCATGCATTTTATCATAGATAATGTCAGTGTCATGATTGGCAACAAATGTTACTGCTTTCATCGGATCACGCTTCCATAGCATATCGCCATTCAATTTTCTCAGGTCATTTCCGTCAAAGGCCTCATCAAGCCTGTAATAACAAGCAAAGTCAAAAGCTGATGCCCTTCGGCTGGTACTATTGACCCAGTTTTGTAAGGTATTTGCATTTCCATCCCAGTTTTCACCAACTGCAAAACCACCTACTTCATCGACCCAGTCCTTAACAATCCAGCCACCAAAGCCTTTTACATAATCAAACCTCCAACCGTCAAATCCAATAACGTTTTTATAATATTTTGCAACGCTATTACTGTTTTTCCATAGCCATCCCTGAACATAAGGAACAGAATGGCTTAAGTCCGGAAATCCACCAAAAACACCTTCATCTTGATTAGCATAATTATTAGGATGGAAGTCACTGGCAGATCGATAAAATTTACCTGAAGCAGGATTAAAATCTGTGTACGTATTAGTTCCTGTAAAAGGATTGTACTCTGATTGAGCTCCACTATTGTGATTTAATACAATATCTGCATAAACCTCAATATTATAGTTGTGTGCAGTATTGATCAGGCTGATCAATTCATTCTTCGAACCAAACCTGGTTTCGACTGAACCCATTTGGTTATATTCCCCCAGGTCAAAATAATCAAATGGATCATACCCCATAGAATAAGGCCCATTCATAGCTTTTGATACCGGTGGTAACCAAATAGCACTAATGCCCGCAGCATCCCATTCAGATATCTTACTTTTAATAGTATTATACCAATTGCCCCCTGCTGGTACATCCCAGTAAAAGGCCTGCATTATAACACCGCCACCCGGTCCGGTAGATTGTTCCGTTTCCGGATTTGATGGTGTTACTTCAACAACATCCTGATGTTTTGGTTTTAAGGTCTGTTCATCCACATTGGAGCAGGCAAACAGCAATCCTGTTACGCATAATAATGCGCAATGTTTAATTTGGGTAAACATATTATTTAGTTTTGGTTTTAAACTAAACTAACTATAAATCAGACATTTACAACAAAAAATTGATAATAAATAACCGCAAACGTTAGCACAAACGATTGCAAAAAATATCTATAAACAGTATCAAATTAAAATCCAGGGCTTTAAAAAGGATTGCACAAAAAAAGGCCGGTCTTACCGGCCTTATCCAGATGTTTAAAATTACTTTAACATCGGCTTATGTTATTAATACGTAAATATAGCTTACATGGTTTTGACGTAACCAAGCTTTTGCTGAGAATTCACAGCCTTCATTCTATTAGGATGCCTTTTTAGGGTTTGTTCATAATACAAATATGCCTCATCAATTCTTTTTTGTTCAACTAACCAATCCGCCAGCATTTCATGAGATGGTTTTTGTATAGCAGGAGGACCATAGTTATAGCCAGCTTTCTCCTCTAGCTCAATTGCTTTTAGAAGATACTTTTCAGTTTGTTCCAAATTGCCATTCAGTTTTTCTAATAAAGCCCTTAATTGGAATTCCGTAGATCTGGCAGCATCGACATCGCTTTGCCTTACCATATCCCGACTTTCTCCACTACAAATAGATATCCCTGTATCATTAACTTTCACTTCTTCTTCCTCAATTTGAATTTTCAATGAAGTAATTACCAATTCCAAAGACTTTGAATCTCTACTTTCGTACGC encodes the following:
- a CDS encoding S9 family peptidase, producing the protein MKLLYITLSFLMSLTVFGQNSAVLEPIDIFDLEYVSSPTISTDGDKIIYIRNSKDIMSDRGVSNLWIVKTDGSNHYPLTTGNHTNSSPVLSPDGNKLAYVSNKSGKSQIHMMWLDKDIQFQLTNLQKSPSRLTWSPDGKYIAFQMFVDKKPKRMVELPPKPKGADWASSAIYIDEMVYRRDGSGYVKPGSSQVFVISTNGGTPRQITSGDVDHTGMMSWSKDSKYLFLSANHDDDREFNPLDSEIYRISVADGSNTALTDRYGPDTSPIVSPDGSKIAYLGYDDKKLGYHNSLIYVMNIDGSSSEMIETNLDNSIYNIQWSGNDRIYFLYDEEGNTKVASTNLNGKYRDEINNVGGLSLGRPYSGGDFSVSEEGIVAFTYSTPDHPADLAVYDKELNRITRLNEDLFNYKQLGEVEEIWYKSSHDGKEIQGWICKPPNFDPSKKYPLILEIHGGPFTNYGNRFSTEVQLYAAAGYVVLYTNPRGSTSYGADFANTIHHNYPSNDYEDLMSGVDAVIEKGYVDENRLFVTGGSGGGVLTAWIVGKTDRFRAAVVAKPVINWYSHTLSADNPVFFTEYWFPGKPWEVPEEYMKRSPISLVGNVTTPTMLLTGENDYRTPISESEQYYAALKLNKVPSALVRIQEASHGIAAKPSNLINKVVYILGWFEKFDVSEENLNNEK
- a CDS encoding alpha-amylase; its protein translation is MFTQIKHCALLCVTGLLFACSNVDEQTLKPKHQDVVEVTPSNPETEQSTGPGGGVIMQAFYWDVPAGGNWYNTIKSKISEWDAAGISAIWLPPVSKAMNGPYSMGYDPFDYFDLGEYNQMGSVETRFGSKNELISLINTAHNYNIEVYADIVLNHNSGAQSEYNPFTGTNTYTDFNPASGKFYRSASDFHPNNYANQDEGVFGGFPDLSHSVPYVQGWLWKNSNSVAKYYKNVIGFDGWRFDYVKGFGGWIVKDWVDEVGGFAVGENWDGNANTLQNWVNSTSRRASAFDFACYYRLDEAFDGNDLRKLNGDMLWKRDPMKAVTFVANHDTDIIYDKMHAYAYILTHEGYPTIFYKDYEEWLDKSKLNNLIWIHRNLAVGNTSILHVDNDEYIARRNGNPGIVVYLNDSGSWVERWIQTNWNSVRIKDYTGNSSWEPVTQGNGWVKIQCPPNSYSIWSSK